The DNA segment TTCGTCAATAACTCCACTAATATTGTTATTTCACAGATGAACATTACTTCGGTTAATGGAACTGCAATCACCGTAAATGGTAGCTCGAACATCACCATCCTATACAACAACCTTACTAACTCATACAACGGGATATGTATTTCTGAATCCAACAGTACTAATATTGTGGGAAACAACATTACAGGATACCAGAAAAACAATATTTACCTTAAAAAGTCTCAAATTACCTACATTCAGGAAAATGACATCAACAGCACTTTCAGTGGGGTTAAAGTTCAAACCTGCTGTAACACCCAGATCAATGGAAATAACATAACTACTGATATTAATGGGGGTAATTCAACAGTATTTTCCAACCCTAGCTTTGAAGATGGTTTAACTGGATGGGATACTGGTTCAGAACTCAGCACAGTTAGAGTCAACGATGGTACATACAGTATTTTCCTGTCCCATAATGGCTACGTGCAGCAGGCGGTAGACTTAACCTCAATTGGTGTTATTTCATTCTGGGGATTCTGTGTGGAGGTTAGTTCCGTGGGAGGAACATTTGAATTGTACATTGATGGCCTTCTGGTTGGAACATTTGAAGTGAATAATGTCAGTCAAGAACACAAATGGGTACAATTCACCTGTAATTTCAATCCAATTTACTCTGGAAACCACACTGTGACTGTGAAGTGGATCGGGCCACACAGTGCTTATATAGATGATTTTTCTTCAGGAACCAGTAAAAATTCAGCTAATTTCACAGCTACAGTTACCAACAGCGAAACTGACCCCCTGACAGTGCAGTTTACTGACACTTCTTCTGGTCTGGTGGACAGTTGGTTGTGGGACTTTGGTGATGGAACAACATCCACCGACCAAAACCCGGTACACACCTTCACCAAACTGGGAGTTTACACTGTAAGCCTCACTGTAACCGGCCCCTACTATAATTCAACTGTAACCATGAAGGATCTCTTCAACATTGGTGGACCAGTGAACAACCGGACCGGGAAAATTTACAACAACATCCCGGAAGCCATTGATGATATCGATACCATTGATGGTGACACCATACTGGTGGGCAACCATTCATACCTGGAAACTTACACCGAGAATGTGAATGTAACTAAAAGGGTGAATATAATCAGCCAGGGCATGGTGATAATCACAGCCGCCGATATAAATCAACCTGTTTTTAACATCCTTCCCGGAGGGTTGGGTTCGCTCATCAGCGGATTCACCATAACCGGAGCAACTGGCTCCAGTGGAATTTACCTATCCCCCGGGTCCAGTGCCACCATAACCAGTAACATCATCACCGGCAATAAAGTGGGAATTTACATCAATAACGCGGCATCAACTATTCATTTCAACGTTATTTACGATAATGACCTCTACGGTTTAATGTTCACTGGCAGCGGTGTGGAAGCATCTAATAACTGGTGGGGAACCAACAATCCCACCTACAAAAATGGCCTGACTGCCCCTGGAAAAACCGATATATACGAAGTCTCGACTGATAATCATGCCACCAATGACCCCTGGATTGTGTTAAAAGTAAATGTTTCTGATATTCTCCTAAAAGAGAATGCAACTTCCATAATTACCGCAAATTTCGCCACCAACTCCCGGGGTGAGGATACTTCAAATTCTGGTAGTATCCCCTCAATACCTGTGGGATTCAGTTACGCTTTGGGAGAATTTAAAATATCTGGCACTGATGCCAGTCGTTCTGTAACTGTGAAAACCAGTAAAGGAAAAGCAACAACCACCCTAACTGCTGGTAGTCGGAGTGGATCCAGTTACTTGGTAGTTGCTGTTTGTGATGATGCTGTGAACTCTCTGGTAACTGTTGACACTATTGCACCAACTGTAAACACCACTTTAGAGGGAGGCCACTACAGTTCAGCCCAGACTGTTACATTAATGAGTGATGACCCCTCTGCAGTGATTTATTACACCACTGACGGGACTCTTCCCCAGTCAAGTAACACCAAAAAACTGTATACTGGTCCTATTCCCATTACTGATTCTACAATTATCATGTACGCTGCCACAGACCTGGCTGGTAACTGGAGTCCCCTTTACCTCCAGTACTATATTATGGGAGTCTACGGTCTGGAAGATTCTGCCTGGCCCAGCTTCCAGAATAACCAGAACAACACTGGACAGTCAGATTACAATGGCCCCCAGGCCAATACTACACAGTGGACCTTTGGAGACATCAGTGTTTATGGTTCAGCTGTAATCGGCTCTGATGGAACAGTATATGTTGGCGGTTATGATGGAATTTTATATGCTTTTAAAGCTGATGGAACCCTTAAATGGAAGTACATTACCCGGAGCAGCATAATAGGTTCCCCTATCATTGGCAGTGATGGTACCATATACTTCAGCAACTGGGTCAACAGTACCACCTATGCTGTGAGCCCCAACGGAACACTTAAATGGAAATACACCACAGGGGGGAACAATTACGGCTCATCCCCAGTGATTGATTCAGATGGAATAATTTACACTGCCAGTAATCAGGGAGCTATTGGTACCCTGTATGCAATTTACCCCACCCAGATCCTAAAATGGAGTTATGACATGGGACTCCTTTACGGTAACTCAGCAGTTATAGGGGCAGATGGCACCATTTACATTGCAGACTACAATGGCATATTATACGCATTTAAAAATGACGGGACACTTAAATGGACCTATGAATTGAAGTACTTTTTATTATATGTACCTGGAATGGGCAATCTCATGGTTTCAGGGAATGTGATTTATTCCACTCCCTCCATTGGTCCAGATGGCACCATTTACATTGGAAACACCAAAGGGGCGTTAATGGCTGTTACTGATAATGGAACCTGCGGAGTGTATAAATGGAGTTTTTTAAACAATCATGAAGCTAATGAACCATTATATGGTTCCCCTGCAATTTCGGCCAACGGGACCATTTACATCGTAAGCAGTAGCAAGCTTTACGCTGTGGACTCATCTGGAAATCTTCTGTGGAGCCAGGATATCGGAAGTATAGTTGGAACTGGGGTCACATCCCCTGCCATTGGTGCAGATGGAACCATCTACGTTGGAAGCAGCACTGGATTATATGCACTTAATTCTGATGGAACCATTAAATGGAGTTACAGTACGGGTACTATCTGTGGATCCCCTGCAATAAGCAGTAACGGAACACTGTACATTGGAAGTATTAATACTGGAACCACTAACGGTACATTCTATGCTTTCAATGATATCAGCGCCAACTTTGAGTATAGGAGCGTTAACGAGACAACTGTGCAGTTTAATGATACTTCTACCTGCCATCCTGTGTCATGGAAGTGGGATTTCGGTGATGGTTACACATCTACTGATGCCAACCCCACCCACATCTACAGTAAAACAGGCACATACACCGTGACCCTTTCTGTTACTCTAAATGATAAAACTGTGATGAAAAGGGTAAAAACTGTGCTGATTCAGGAAACTGATATTACTGCTCCCACAGCAATGGCCAGCCCAGGTAGTGGGGAATTTAACACCGCCCCAGTAGTTACCTTAAGTGCCAGTGATAACAGTGGTAGTGCCACGATTTATTATACCAATGACGGTACTGACCCCCGCACCAGCACCACTAGAATTATTTACAAAAATCCATTGGTGATTTACAGCACAAGCACCATTAATTTCGCTGCAGTTGATGCCTCTGGAAACTGGAGTCCGGTTTACAATGCGACTTACACCGTACTTCTCGTTGAGTATGTGCAGCCGGCTTCTTATTATAACAGCAGCACGTTAAACAGTGATATACAGGATATCCTGGATAATGCAGTTAGTGGAAGTACGGTGATATTCTTAGGAGATTCTTACGATAATCTGCACCTGGTGGTTAATAAAAAACTGAACATAATCAGCCAGAAAATGACCAGAATATGGGTAACAGACTCCTCAACATCACCAGTATTTCTAATTAGTGGAACTACTGCATCAGGGACCGGTATAAACGGTTTTGTTATATTTACCAGTGGAAGATCTGCAATAACCATTTACAACACCAATAATGTTACTATTTCAAATGTTAGCATGAGCGCCACCGGAGGATCTGCAATCATGGTTACTGGAAGTTCCAACACCACCTTAAACGATAACACCATCACCGGTTCTTTAAATGGAATTTACATCTCAGGGAGTAGTAACACCAAGATAACTGGAAACACCATACTGAAAAACCTGGAAAACGGAGTGAATATTGAAAATTCATCCAGCACAACCATAAACAGTGGTACTATCTCCAATAATGGTGAAAATGGTGTAAAAATGTACCACTCACCTGGAACAGTGATTAATGGCGTGATCATAACTGGTAACGGTAAAAACGGAACTGATACCAGGAGCGGAGTCTACATTGAGTCTTCAGATAACGTTCTGGTTACTGGTAGCCAGATAACCGGGAACTGGAATGGGATTAAAACCACAGACCTCACCGGTTCCACCGTATCATATAACAACATCTCAGATAACGAGAGGGATGGAGTTTTTATCACTGGAGAAACAGTGAACAGTCTCTTTTTAACCAACACCATTTCTGGAAATAACAATGGAATTAAACTGGATGGGCCCAGTCAGAACCTGACCCTGGAAGGTAATTTAATCACCGGGAGTGAATACGTTAATGACTCCAGTGTTGATAACAATTACAATGGTAGGGGCCTTGTATTTGGGGGAAACTGTCCCTATTCAGATACACTGGTTGTATCCCATAATGTGATCTGTGGTAATGCAGGTACTGATATTGAAACACGTTATGCCCAGGGTGGCCCGGTTATTGAGGATCTTACCGGTTCCAACTGGTCCGGTTGCCCTGCCTGTGGAGTGCCAACCCATGCTCAGTGCGGACCGGACTGCCAGTGCAGGAGATGGGACGCAGATATGGTGTGGGTGGCTACCAAAGTCAGTGAAAACACATATGAAGCAATTCTCTATGATGGTAAAACCGGATTGAGGGTGTCTAATATAGCATCCTTTGCAGCCACAGCCAGCTTAAATTCTCAGACCATGGCCATCACCGTGGTAGGTGGAAGAGCCATAGTAACTTTTACTGGACAGGGAACAGTCACATTCTCAGCCTTTGGTATAAACACAACCGTGGATAGTACCAGCATATCAGAAGAAGCTAAAAACAACTTAATTACAGTTGTAGAACAGGTTGTAACTTCTGATAAAACAAATCCTGATGAAAATACCGTTCCGGATGATCCAAAGGTAACTGATAAATCTGGGGGAAATAAAGGTCCCGGAGGCGATGGCAGCAGCAGTAGTGGAAGTGGAAGTGGAAGCAGTTCTGGAAGTGGAGCATCTTCTGGTTCTGCTTCAACAGTAGGCCTCACTGCTGCCCTTTCCCAGGCATCTACATCTGGTTCAAAATCCCAAGGAACAGTTCAGGAACTTACAGTTGACGAC comes from the uncultured Methanobacterium sp. genome and includes:
- a CDS encoding chitobiase/beta-hexosaminidase C-terminal domain-containing protein, producing the protein MLKNKKAIISLLLIISSFLVMGTVSAEDPVANWTNNSTNSTNLTLNLTDNSTDNGTTNANYGSGSNAENSVDFSVENLNSTIAEFTANNSSPVTSWKWDFGDRTTSTQQKPTHNYYQSGSYLVSLTANLTNGSVATVNKTIIVDVKSPTANASLNGGTFNNTQTINLTASDDNNNTVIYYTTDGTNPQSSNSRIIYTTPIVLNNTTTLIFAAQDISGKWSQLYTENYTIIHFIYASDNQTTIQAILDNASPGSTVVFSGTNYENLHLVINKKLNIISYVGTKIVTINAIGTATYIDDGETRTVTIYDTATSPVFTIKGSHASGTTISGFTIFTDTDSGIFVNNSTNIVISQMNITSVNGTAITVNGSSNITILYNNLTNSYNGICISESNSTNIVGNNITGYQKNNIYLKKSQITYIQENDINSTFSGVKVQTCCNTQINGNNITTDINGGNSTVFSNPSFEDGLTGWDTGSELSTVRVNDGTYSIFLSHNGYVQQAVDLTSIGVISFWGFCVEVSSVGGTFELYIDGLLVGTFEVNNVSQEHKWVQFTCNFNPIYSGNHTVTVKWIGPHSAYIDDFSSGTSKNSANFTATVTNSETDPLTVQFTDTSSGLVDSWLWDFGDGTTSTDQNPVHTFTKLGVYTVSLTVTGPYYNSTVTMKDLFNIGGPVNNRTGKIYNNIPEAIDDIDTIDGDTILVGNHSYLETYTENVNVTKRVNIISQGMVIITAADINQPVFNILPGGLGSLISGFTITGATGSSGIYLSPGSSATITSNIITGNKVGIYINNAASTIHFNVIYDNDLYGLMFTGSGVEASNNWWGTNNPTYKNGLTAPGKTDIYEVSTDNHATNDPWIVLKVNVSDILLKENATSIITANFATNSRGEDTSNSGSIPSIPVGFSYALGEFKISGTDASRSVTVKTSKGKATTTLTAGSRSGSSYLVVAVCDDAVNSLVTVDTIAPTVNTTLEGGHYSSAQTVTLMSDDPSAVIYYTTDGTLPQSSNTKKLYTGPIPITDSTIIMYAATDLAGNWSPLYLQYYIMGVYGLEDSAWPSFQNNQNNTGQSDYNGPQANTTQWTFGDISVYGSAVIGSDGTVYVGGYDGILYAFKADGTLKWKYITRSSIIGSPIIGSDGTIYFSNWVNSTTYAVSPNGTLKWKYTTGGNNYGSSPVIDSDGIIYTASNQGAIGTLYAIYPTQILKWSYDMGLLYGNSAVIGADGTIYIADYNGILYAFKNDGTLKWTYELKYFLLYVPGMGNLMVSGNVIYSTPSIGPDGTIYIGNTKGALMAVTDNGTCGVYKWSFLNNHEANEPLYGSPAISANGTIYIVSSSKLYAVDSSGNLLWSQDIGSIVGTGVTSPAIGADGTIYVGSSTGLYALNSDGTIKWSYSTGTICGSPAISSNGTLYIGSINTGTTNGTFYAFNDISANFEYRSVNETTVQFNDTSTCHPVSWKWDFGDGYTSTDANPTHIYSKTGTYTVTLSVTLNDKTVMKRVKTVLIQETDITAPTAMASPGSGEFNTAPVVTLSASDNSGSATIYYTNDGTDPRTSTTRIIYKNPLVIYSTSTINFAAVDASGNWSPVYNATYTVLLVEYVQPASYYNSSTLNSDIQDILDNAVSGSTVIFLGDSYDNLHLVVNKKLNIISQKMTRIWVTDSSTSPVFLISGTTASGTGINGFVIFTSGRSAITIYNTNNVTISNVSMSATGGSAIMVTGSSNTTLNDNTITGSLNGIYISGSSNTKITGNTILKNLENGVNIENSSSTTINSGTISNNGENGVKMYHSPGTVINGVIITGNGKNGTDTRSGVYIESSDNVLVTGSQITGNWNGIKTTDLTGSTVSYNNISDNERDGVFITGETVNSLFLTNTISGNNNGIKLDGPSQNLTLEGNLITGSEYVNDSSVDNNYNGRGLVFGGNCPYSDTLVVSHNVICGNAGTDIETRYAQGGPVIEDLTGSNWSGCPACGVPTHAQCGPDCQCRRWDADMVWVATKVSENTYEAILYDGKTGLRVSNIASFAATASLNSQTMAITVVGGRAIVTFTGQGTVTFSAFGINTTVDSTSISEEAKNNLITVVEQVVTSDKTNPDENTVPDDPKVTDKSGGNKGPGGDGSSSSGSGSGSSSGSGASSGSASTVGLTAALSQASTSGSKSQGTVQELTVDDPLKNTNIWAIIAVIILIIAVIGVYYRRDIQNMIKKSKE